The nucleotide window GTGCGGCGCGCCGGGTCAGTCGGTCTTGAAGACGGCGAGGAGATCCTGGAGCTGTGCGGAGAGCGTCTCCAGCTTGGAGGCGGCGGCGCGGACCGCCTCGGCGCCCTCGGCGTTCCGGGTGCTGGCCTCGGTGATGCCCTCGCTCACCTGGGCCATCTCCTGGACCTCTTCGCTCACCTGCTGGGCGCTGGAACTCACCTCGCTGGTGGTGGCGGTCTGCTCCTCCACGGCCGCGGCGATGCTGTTGCTGAGCTCCAGCACCCGCTCCATCACCGAGACGATGCGGGAGACGGCCTCGGTGGCCTCCCGGGCCTCCTGCTGGAGGCCCTGGACGATCTCGTCGATCTCCGTCACCGAGTTGCTGGTCTGCTTGGCGAGTTCCTTCACCTCGTCGGCCACCACGGCGAAGCCCTTGCCGGCCTCGCCGGCCCGGGCGGCCTCGATGGTGGCGTTCAGGGCGAGGAGGTTGGTCTGCTCGGCGATGGAGCCGATGAGCTGGCTCACCTCGCCGATCTTGGTGGAAGACTCGGCGAGACTCGCGATGACTTTCTGGGCGCCGGTGGCCTGGGCGTTCGCCTCCTGGGCCACGTCCCGGGCCTCCCCGGTGTGCTTGGCGATCTCGGCCACGGTGGCGGTCATCTCCTCCATGGCGGCGGCCACCCCGGTGACGTGCTCGCTGGTGCTCTCGGCCACGCGGTGGACCTCCGCGGCCTGGGCCTGGGCCTCGGTGGCCATGGAGGCCATCTGCTCCGAGGTCGAAAGGAGCGCCCCGGCCTCGGCCTTCACCTGGTCTCCCTCGCCCCGGATCTGGCGGATGATGTGGGCGATGCGGTGCATGAAGGCGTTGACGAAGGCGGCGGTGGCGGTGAGCTCGTTCCCCACGGCGCGGCGGAAGATCTCGCAGTGCTCGCAACTGGCGAGCTTGCCGGACTTGATGCGTGGGCAGTGGATCTCGGGGGCGAAGCTGCCCGCCTCGTACCAGCAGTGGCCCTCCCGGCCGTAGACGGGGCACTCCCGTTGGCCGCAGCCCAGCTTCTCGGAGCAGTTCACCGCGGGGACGTCGAGGTCCCGGGTGAGATCGGCTTCGCCGGTGGACAGCCCCCGCATGTTGTCCACGAGGCGGTGGAGGGGGACGAGGGCCTCGTGCCGGATCACGAGCCAGAGGAGGGGCAGGGCGAGGGCTAAGGCCCCGAGCACCAGGGCCAGCATGAGGACGGCCCCCCGGTGCTGGACGCCGAGGACCGCCGAGAGGTCGCTCCGGATCACCAGGGCGCCGAGGATGGGCTTGGACTTTTCGTGGCACTGGTGGCAGGCGGAGCCGTTGTCGAGCCGGTGGAGGCCGAGGATCATCCCCTTGCCATCGCCCAGGTCCACCAGCCGGACCGCCATGTCCCCGCCCGTGGAGCGCAGGGTCTCCGCCCCTTCCCGCCATTCAGCGAAGTCCGGCATCCGCCAGACGTTCCGCCCCTTGTCCGCCGGGTGGGTGGCATAGGTGACCACGCCGGCCTCGTTCACCATCCAGACGTCGGCCACATCGGCCAGGCTGCGAAGGGCGGCGTCGATGCCGTCCTCGTCTCCTTGGGCCATGGGATACTGCAGGGCCGCCTTCACGCTGTCGAGCAGGGCGCTGGCCTGGATGTGGACACTGGCCCAGTTGCCCTTCCCGACGATGTAGAAGTGGAGGGCGAGGCAGGCCAGGGTGCCGCCCACGAAGAAGACGAAGATGGGGACGAGCAGCCGGAAGGCCATGCTGTGGGTGTTGATCTTGCCGAAGAGGTGCATCTCCCGATCCCCCTTTCGCGGTGACGGTGGCGGTGACGCCGGGCGGGGCCGAAGCTGGAGACCCGGAGTTTCCTTTTTCCTATCGGCGAAGATCGTCGCGGCCTTTAGGCCCGCGGCGGGGGGCTCATGGAGGCCGGCCGGCGTGCCGAAACGTAGGGAGAGGGCCCGGGTCCGGGTCCGACCGACACCGCCCATCGAGGCGAGGGGGGGCCATGGCACAGGAACTCGGCATCTTGGTGATGGACGACGCGGAAGACGTGACCTTCATGCTCCGGCAGGCCCTCTCCGGCCCCGGGCGGCGGGTGGACACCGCCCGGGACGGACGGGAGGGGCTTCGCCTGGCCGGGGAGCGGGTGTACGATCTCTTCGTGGTGGACCTCGTCATGCCCCGGATGAACGGCTACGAGGTCTGCCGGGCCCTCCGGGAGATCCCGCGGTACCGGCGGACCCCCATCCTGGTGCTCACCGGGCGCGACGACCCCGGCGACCGCGACCTGGTCCACGCCCTGGGGGTGGAGAAGTTTCTCACCAAGCCCGTGGCGGTGGCCGAGCTCAAGGAGACGGTGGACCGCATCCTCTGCGACCGGATGCTGCAGGAGCTCGACGACGAGATGGAGACGGATTGACGGGATACCCGCGATGAGGGACCACGCCGACGATCCCAGGGCCCTTCGGGTCCAGCTGGAGACGGAGGGGATTTCCGCCTTTGACGGGAGGTTCCGCCTGGTGGTCCGGGACCGGGGCATGGCGCTCCACCTCGTCCCGGAGCAGGGATGGGAGCATGCCGACCTGCCGGACATCGGCGATATCTTCACCACGCTTTCCGGCCTGGGGCTCGACGCCGAGCTCTTCTCCACGCCCCGGCGGCGGGGCGACGGCTGGATCCTCGCCGAGGGTGTGCCACCTCTCGACGGGGCGGACGGCAGGCTCGAGATCCTGGCCGAGGATCCCGCGCCCCCCGGCACCGCGGCGAACGGCCCGGCGGAGCGGACCGACTGGCGGGAGCCTTCCGACCTGATCCGCAACGTCCTCCAGGATCAGCCGGTGGCGGTCCTCAGGAAGCCGAGCCCCGGCTACGCGGGGAAGAACGTCTTCGGGGAGCCCATCCCCGCCCGCGCCGGCCGGCCCGCCAAGGTCCGGCTGGGGGACGGGGTCGCGGCCGAGGAGGACGAGGAGGGGGTCCGGGTCCGGGCCGCGCGCGACGGGCACCTGGCCTGGAACGGGTCCGTGCTGTCGGTGGCGGACGTCTTCACGGTACCCGGCGACGTGGACTACGCCACGGGGAACCTCATGTTCGTGGGGCGGCGCCTGGAGATCGGCGGCGACGTCCTGCCCGGTTTCCGCGTCCAGTGCCGGGGCGACGTGCACGTGAAGGGCCTCGTGAACGACGGCACGGTGGAGGCCGTGGGAGACGTCCATGTGGACGGCGGGGTCATCGGGGAGAAGGCCGAGGTGCGGGCCGGGGGTGACATCCGGGTGGGGTTCGCCGAGAACGCCCGGCTGGACGCCGGGCAGGACCTCTACGTGAGGGATCACCTCCTCCAGGTGGACTGTTTCTGTCGGGGGCGCCTCGTGGTCGTCGAGGGCAAGGGCGCCATCGTGGGCGGGAGTTCCCTGGCCCTGCGCGGCGTGGAGGCCCAGGTCATCGGGTCGGCGGCCGCCGTGCCCACCCTGGTCCACGTGGGCTACGATCCCAAGGCCGAGGAGACCAAGGAGCACCTGAAGGACGAGCTCGACGGTTGGAAGCTCCGCCTCATGAAGGTCAAGCGCAAGATCCGGGAACTCCGGGAGCGGAACGGCGGCGCCGGGGCCCTCGAGAAGGCCGAGCGGATCGAGGCCATGGTCC belongs to Dissulfurirhabdus thermomarina and includes:
- a CDS encoding methyl-accepting chemotaxis protein codes for the protein MHLFGKINTHSMAFRLLVPIFVFFVGGTLACLALHFYIVGKGNWASVHIQASALLDSVKAALQYPMAQGDEDGIDAALRSLADVADVWMVNEAGVVTYATHPADKGRNVWRMPDFAEWREGAETLRSTGGDMAVRLVDLGDGKGMILGLHRLDNGSACHQCHEKSKPILGALVIRSDLSAVLGVQHRGAVLMLALVLGALALALPLLWLVIRHEALVPLHRLVDNMRGLSTGEADLTRDLDVPAVNCSEKLGCGQRECPVYGREGHCWYEAGSFAPEIHCPRIKSGKLASCEHCEIFRRAVGNELTATAAFVNAFMHRIAHIIRQIRGEGDQVKAEAGALLSTSEQMASMATEAQAQAAEVHRVAESTSEHVTGVAAAMEEMTATVAEIAKHTGEARDVAQEANAQATGAQKVIASLAESSTKIGEVSQLIGSIAEQTNLLALNATIEAARAGEAGKGFAVVADEVKELAKQTSNSVTEIDEIVQGLQQEAREATEAVSRIVSVMERVLELSNSIAAAVEEQTATTSEVSSSAQQVSEEVQEMAQVSEGITEASTRNAEGAEAVRAAASKLETLSAQLQDLLAVFKTD
- a CDS encoding response regulator codes for the protein MAQELGILVMDDAEDVTFMLRQALSGPGRRVDTARDGREGLRLAGERVYDLFVVDLVMPRMNGYEVCRALREIPRYRRTPILVLTGRDDPGDRDLVHALGVEKFLTKPVAVAELKETVDRILCDRMLQELDDEMETD
- a CDS encoding DUF342 domain-containing protein produces the protein MRDHADDPRALRVQLETEGISAFDGRFRLVVRDRGMALHLVPEQGWEHADLPDIGDIFTTLSGLGLDAELFSTPRRRGDGWILAEGVPPLDGADGRLEILAEDPAPPGTAANGPAERTDWREPSDLIRNVLQDQPVAVLRKPSPGYAGKNVFGEPIPARAGRPAKVRLGDGVAAEEDEEGVRVRAARDGHLAWNGSVLSVADVFTVPGDVDYATGNLMFVGRRLEIGGDVLPGFRVQCRGDVHVKGLVNDGTVEAVGDVHVDGGVIGEKAEVRAGGDIRVGFAENARLDAGQDLYVRDHLLQVDCFCRGRLVVVEGKGAIVGGSSLALRGVEAQVIGSAAAVPTLVHVGYDPKAEETKEHLKDELDGWKLRLMKVKRKIRELRERNGGAGALEKAERIEAMVQQAIREAEARMDTLNQHFSRCRKARVVIRREVFPNIQVGIYNAWDVNKVHRSGPCEFFLDDAARVALSAGGEVRPLDG